The DNA window TTCATGGCGTCAGCGTAGTTGGATTCGACTGCGCGAGCGTAAATTCAAAGAATGCGAGAAATTCACCGTTACAGCTTTGCAGCGTATGAAAGATCTCGACATTCAAGACAAAGAGACCACTGATAGTCTCAATTTGAGTTTATTCTCCTGCTACGTGGCACAGAAAAATTTTGTCAAAGCTGCGCAAACTTTGCCGACGACGGCTATCACCATGGGCAAACGCTTGCTCAAGAAGAACTCGAAAAATTCGGCGAAGGATGCAGAGGCAGGCGCTAAGAAAAACGCTGAACCAAAAGTGAAAGAGAAAAAGCCTGCCAAAAAAAGCAGCAAACAGATCAAAGATGAGATGAAGAGAGCTCTTGATGAGGAAGATGGCGAACTCCTCGAACAGCCGGATCTTAAGAAAAACAGCTCCAAAAAGAATGGAAAGGCAAAGCGTGCCAAAGTAATAAAATAGACGACAAGCGGAGTAGCAAGATGTCCTGGCAAAAGAGTAAGAGCGAGGCTCATGACGCCTTCACCAACGGTCGCTACATCGATGCAATTCGCCTCTATCAGAATGCTATTGCTCAGATCGAAGAAACCGAGCAGCCTGACGCGCTGGGAACTGTATATGGTGCTCTCGCCGAGTCTTTATTCAAGCAGGGAAGATTTGACGAAGCTGAGGAAGCATTTAAGAAGGCAATTGAGTACCAACAAGGTGACTCAGGTGAATTGCCCGAAACGCTGGAGTCGGCCGTTTTATTGACGAACTTCGGTGCTTTCTATGCGGACCGACAAAATTTTGAAGAGTCCGACCGCATGTTGAGCAAGGCTCTGTCTATGAAGAAAAATCTTGGCGCCGACGAGCTTTCGATTTCCAAAACGCTGACTGAAATCGGCATACTCAAGCTAGATCAAGATAAGTTCAAAGAAGCTGAGCCGATGCTCAGTCAGGTGTTGGGCATCCAGGAGCGTGAACTGGGAAAGGATGATGTTGCCTACGCTGAGAGCTTGAACAATCTGGCTGTTTTGCACTCCAAGAAGAAGAATTATGCTCTCGCCGAACCTCTCTGTAAACGCGCACTGAAAATTCGTGAGAACAAGCTAGGGCTCGAGCATCCTGCCGTAGCCGAGAGTCTGCATAATCTGGGCGTGCAATATTTGAAACAGGGCAGAGCCGACAAGGCAGAGCCTCTGTGGCGCCGTGCTCTGACTATACAGGAGCAGACCTATACTGCCGATCATCCGCGTCTCGTCCTTACACTCAACCACCTGGCCAGTGCCTGTCTCAG is part of the Candidatus Melainabacteria bacterium genome and encodes:
- a CDS encoding tetratricopeptide repeat protein — encoded protein: MSWQKSKSEAHDAFTNGRYIDAIRLYQNAIAQIEETEQPDALGTVYGALAESLFKQGRFDEAEEAFKKAIEYQQGDSGELPETLESAVLLTNFGAFYADRQNFEESDRMLSKALSMKKNLGADELSISKTLTEIGILKLDQDKFKEAEPMLSQVLGIQERELGKDDVAYAESLNNLAVLHSKKKNYALAEPLCKRALKIRENKLGLEHPAVAESLHNLGVQYLKQGRADKAEPLWRRALTIQEQTYTADHPRLVLTLNHLASACLSLGKFDDAIEFYKRALDISERTGGGDKHNLMNSVAGLGMTYLRSAKFKEAEPYIKRSLDMLDEVEEDHGTLEHGYLNELFTCYIFQGKFGDALSLVPDTMRASHTTQVNEVLDTFIKVGKFANKLFDKSDES